In Papaver somniferum cultivar HN1 chromosome 9, ASM357369v1, whole genome shotgun sequence, the genomic stretch GGAGAAATGTTGAGCAAGTATGTTATTGTACGAAAGCAGTCTTTTGAAAGAAATGGCCGCAGTGTTAAACTTTGTACGCTGGATAATTGCAGGGACTCATAATCTACTAAGTTAGGAGCTTCAGAGACAACCTTAACGACACAGAAAAAGGTAAATAGTAACAGATATATTAAGATGATGATACCATTAGAATACGAatcattaaaataaaaatgaaaaatacgGCAGCAGTGGCCTTTTTGTGCCTTCAGAGCCGAGCAGACACGAACATAAACAATAATATTACTTGTCTCAGTTAAATACTTTTTGCCTAGTCACAGTATGTTTTCTGAACCCAAATGTTGTGCGTATACATGCAACACATTAACTTATGTGCGAGATATACACAGAATACCTAACATTACTATGTGCAACTACACCGAAGTGTCCGTTAATGTCTCACATGGTGTTTTATGTGCACATACCAAGAATCTATAAATTGGAGCATGTACGACCTAAACAGTATTGGACAAGAACAGGATAAAGAGCCCATATTGTCTAATTTCAGGTTTCTTATAAAGGACTTGGCTTTAACATTTACTTTTAGTGAGAAAGATTTCAAGCATATTGAATAAATATTGGTCATGAATTGAGAGGAACCAAACATAAATACATACCTTAATGAGCCAACGTGACAATGTCAGATTTTTCACAGTAGAAAGTGGTAGCAATTTCAACATGTTTTTGAGCATATAATTCTTTCTCCTCTGTAGGTTGGTCTCTATATGCTTCATCTGCAGAGTCttctatttcttcatcttcttcaacccCCATTGTTATTTTGGGAGTGACTAGAGGAGAATTGATATTTAGAGCTGAATAGTCAAGCTTATGTGTTAGGCAACTTCTAAAACCTAAGGATGTGAGGTTTGGAGCACATAACCTGATAATACCAACTTCATCTGACTCGTAACCGTTGTTTTCATATATGAAACATTTAAGCTTAGGAGCATAAACATTATTAAGATTCATGTTACATCTTGATATGGTTAACGATTCAAGAGCTGGACAATTAGCGAATAGCTTAGCAGTTTTCTTTTCATCCGAAATGCAAAGGTGAGAAAGCTTCATGATTTTAAGCAAAGGTAAGTGAATAACATCACGTAGAATAACATCAGGCTCGTCAGACCCACCCACATATAATTCTAATTCTAATATTGTCAACGTCTTACAAGTAAAAAGACTCTAAGGAAACTTAACTTCTGCAAACAAATCATACTGCATGCACAGGCTTATCTCTTGAACATTTCACCTTAGACAACCCATTAGCCAAGTATTAAGACGACTATGTATTTCCCtgttgatttcatgaattttacgGTACCAAACAAGATGAAGCCTTCGTATAGCAGAATCATCTGGAAGCATAAATACCTTATCCTCAAAACCCATAAATTCATCGAGATTGGCAAATCTCACTTCATATGGATCAGACAGATTACATTTGACCGTTATAATGGGAAGAGAGGTCCAAATATACCTCCATCTTGTTGACAAAATACTGGTTTGAACTGCTAATTTCATGTCAAGGAAAGATAATATGTTATGAAGGAGACAATCTGGTAAACCACTAATAAAATCTTTACTACTGGGTGAAGAATCCCTTGTTTCTTCCATTTTTGAAACAAAATTGCCTACCTCTCAAATTGATTTGTACTTAACAGAAAAACGTGCTTATAACCTCAAACTGAACACACATACTAACAACCTACAAATCACAAAAATGAGATAAATCAAATAAGACAGGCTTACAGAGATGGATTACCGGAGATAAGCTAGCAGCAGCGGTAGGCTGTGAATACAATGAAACCAAACATTAAACCCTCCGAATTGGGGGATTTGGCAGTGGATATGCAGAATCATGGTAGTTTATTTATCTAccacaaatatttatttatttttacactTCTTTC encodes the following:
- the LOC113308147 gene encoding uncharacterized protein LOC113308147 yields the protein MKHIETNLQRRKNYMLKNMLKLLPLSTVKNLTLSRWLIKVVSEAPNLVDYESLQLSSVQSLTLRPFLSKDCFRTITYLLNISPNLESLEVIINKSPFNDEPELYPFCDEINIDSPDTGDDWETGLSLPCMLHHLKVVEICNVEGR